The DNA region GGCTCTTCTTCTTCGCTCCCCTTTGTGCGGAGGGATCGGGGATGGCGGTCAACGCGGCGTGGCTCGTCTCATCGAACAGGCGTGGACTCCCGCCCCGCTCGCCTGCGCTGGCGTTATGGCGAGCGGCCGTCCCCGCAAGGGGGAGGGTCAGAAAGCCGAGCGCGGGGTGCGTCATCGTCGCCAGCTTACTCCCGCCGTTCACGCACCAGACCTTCCTGCGCGACCGAAGCCACCAGCGTGCCGTCGCGCGTAAAGATAAGACCGCGCGAGAAGCCGCGCGAACCGTGCAGGTTAGGCGAATCTTGCGCATAGAGCAGCCACTCGTCGGCGCGGAACGGCCGGTGAATCCATAACGCGTGATCGAGACTTGCGGCCATGAATTGCTTCTCGAACAGGGTGCGGCCATGGCGCGCAAGCGACGCATCGAGGATCGTCAGATCGGATGCGTAGGCGAGCACGCATTGATGGATCGCCGGATCGTCCGGCAGCCGGCCGGTGGCGCGAAACCACAGATGAAAAAGTCCGTTCGGATATTTCTTGCCGGCATAACGATCGAACTCCACCGGCCGCATCTCGATCGGGCGATCGCGTTCGAAATAGCGGCGGACCGGCTCCGGCATATGCGGCAGCAGGTTCTTGCGCATCTCGCTCTCGTTCGGGAGCTCTTCGGGCGGCGTTACCTGCGGCATCTCGACTTGGTGATCGAGGCCCTGCTCATCCGCCTGAAACGACACCAGCATCGAAAAGATGGCGTGGCCGTGCTGCCGGGCGGTGACGCTGCGCGTGGTGAAGCTCTTGCCGTCGCGGATGCGATCGACGTCGTAGATGATCGGCACCTTGGGATCGCCGGGCAGGATGAAATAAGCGTGCAGCGAATGCGCCCGCCGGCTCGGATCGACCGTGCGTATGGCCGCGACCAGCGCCTGTCCGATCACCTGGCCGCCGTAGACCCGTTGCCAGCCGTCCTGCGGCGAGCGGCCGCGAAACAGATTGAGGTCGAGCGGCTCGAGATCGAGGACGGAAAGCAGGTGGTCGACGGCGCCGGACATTGAGCTGGTTCCTTGACAAGGTCAGTCAAAGACGCCCCGTAACGGCGCGAAGTCAAGCCACACCGGCGGAGACGTCAGCGTCGCGGGCGGCCGCCTTCCAAGCGCCCACTGCGCGAATTTCCTCAGGTGCTGCAAAGGCCTGAATAGACTAGAGTGCCGCGGTAAGTTGAAGGAACCGGATCATGGCGGGACAGCGAGAACGGCGGGATGTGGTGATCGGTGGGGCGGGCTTTGCGGGCCTGGCGCTGGCGATCGCCCTGCGGCAAGGGCTGGGCGACAGCTTTACCGTGACGGTCGCCGATCCGGCGCTGGCGCAGGAGAAGTCGAAGGACCCCCGCGCCTCGGCGATCGCGGCGGCGGCCCGGCGGCTGTTTGACGCCATCGAGGTCTGGCAGGCGGTCGAAGAGGAGGCGCAGCCGATCCTCGACATGGTCGTGACCGACTCGAAGCTCGACGACGTCGTCCGCCCGACCTTTCTCACCTTCGGCGGTGAAGTCGAAGAGGGTGAGCCCTTCGCCCACATGATCGAGAACCGGCTTTTGGTCGATGCGCTGGTCGCCAAGGCGAAGGCGCTCGGCATCGATCTGCGTGCGACTTCGGTGACGACCTTCGAGAATGCCGGCAATCGCGTCGAGGTGAGCTTGGCCGATGGCGCGACCTTGTCGGCGCGTTTGCTCGTTGGCGCCGACGGTGGACGCTCGCTTATCCGCGAGCATGCCGGCATTGCCACGCACGGCTGGGACTACGATCAATCGGCGATCGTCACGACGGTCGCGCATGAACGGCCGCATAACGGCCGCGCCGAAGAACATTTTCTGCCGTCGGGTCCGTTCGCGATCCTGCCGCTCACCGGCAATCGTGCCTCGATCGTGTGGACCGAAAAGCGGCGCGAAGCCGAGCGCATGGTGGCATTGCCCGACGACGAGTTTCTCTATGAGCTGGAGAAGCGCTTCGGTTTGCATCTCGGCGATTTGCAGGTGGTCGGGCCGAAGCGCGCGTTTCCGCTCGGTCTGTTCACGGCGCGCTCGTTCATCGGCGAGCGGCTGGCGCTGGTCGGCGACGCCGCGCATATCATTCATCCGATTGCCGGACAGGGCCTCAACATGGGCCTGCGCGACGTCGCGGCATTGGCGGAAGCCGTGGCGGACGCGGCCCGGCTCGGCCTCGATATCGGCGCGCCGGACGTTCTTGCGCGGTATCAGCGCTGGCGCCGCTTCGACACGGCGATGATGGGCGTGGCAACGGACGGGCTGAACAAGTTGTTCTCCAACCGCTCCGATGTGCTGCGCTTCGTGCGCGACATTGGCTTGGGCGTGGTCGAACGGTTGCCGCGCTTGAAGCAGGCCTTCATTCGCGAGGCAGCGGGGTTTACCGGCGACGTGCCGAAGCTGCTGAAGGGCGAGGGGCTCTAGCTGGCGCTGCCGCACACTCTGCGTCGTGCCCGGGCTTGACCCGGGCATCCATGATGAGCTTCCACCCATGAGGGCCGTACGTTCGGCCTTACGATGACGTAAGGCCTCATGGATTGCCGGGTCAAGCCCGGCAATGACAGCGGATAGGTTATAGGTTAGCGACAGCAGATCACGTCAGCGGCACGCTGCCGACATGATCCTTGAAGCCTTGGCGCGATGAGATCGATGCGAACCAGCGGTCGAGGTTCGGCATCGGCGGGCGGTCCTTGATCAGGTTCACGAAGCGATAGCAGACGCAGCCGACCGGGATGTCGCCATAGGAGAAGGCATCGCCCGCGACGTAAGGCGACTTGCCGAGACGCTCGTCGAGCATGGCCATCGCCTCGATGGTCTTCTTCGTCTGCGTCTCGATCACGGCGTGGTCGCGTTTTTCCGGCGGCGTGCGGATGAGGCCCCAGAACACCGGCGTGATGGCCGGATTGGCGACCGAGAGCTGCCAGTCCATCCACTGGCTGGCGAGCGCGCGCGCTCTCAGGTCTTTCGGTTCGAGCGCACCGGCCTTGTCGTGCTTGGCGGCAAGATAACGCACGATCGAATTCGACTCCCACAGGATGAAGCCGTCGTCTTCTTCCAGCGTCGGCACCAGCGCGTTGGGGTTCATCGACAGATAAGGCGCTTCCTTGGTCTTGCCGAAGGCGCCGCCGACATCGAGCCGCGTATGCTCGAGCTTGAGCTCGCCGATGGTCCACATGACCTTCTGCACGTTGATCGAATTGTTGCGGCCCCAGATCTTGAGCATTGATGCGTTCTCCCTGGACTGTCATGCCCGCGAAAGCGGGCATCCAGTACTCTCTGCTTGCTTTGGTTTTAGACGACGGTGGTTACTGGATCGCCCGCTTTGGCGGGCGATGACACGAGCATACGAGGTTACTCCAACCGCCGCGCTTCTTCCGGCAGCATGATCGGTATGCCGTCGCGGATCGGATAAGCGAGCTTGGCCTTGCGCGAGATCAGCTCCTGCTTCTCGGCGTCGTATTCGAGCGGGCCCTTGGTCAGCGGACAGACCAGGATTTCGAGGAGCTTGGGATCGACGCTGCCGGCGGGGCGGTCGGGGATGGCGAGGTTTGACATGAGGTCTCCCGGCGGGTGTTGCCGCAGTTATAGCACGGCGTGCCGCCAATGCATTGTCGTCCCGGGCGCGCGCTCTTGCGCGAGGCCCGGGACCCATACGCCGCAGCATCTCGATAGGACACGGCGTATGGGTCCCCGCCTTCGCGGCGACGATGTGAGCCGTTACTGCAACTGCGGCTCGCCTTCGGTGTTCTTTTTGGCGAGTTCGATCTCGGTGATGGCGACGAGGATCTCGGCGCGCGTCTTCAGGTCGGGCGCTTCCAGCAGCGCCTGCTTCTCCGCCGTGCCGTAAGGCGACATCATCGACAGCGCGTTGACCAGCGCCTCGTTCGGCGCCTTCTCGATACCGTCCCAGTCTGCCTTCAGGTCGTTGGCCGACAGGAAAGCGCGCAACGCCCCAAGCAACGCCTCGCGGTCGACCTTGTCTTCGCCCTTGCGGGCGACGAAGTCGTCGGCAAAGGGCGCGAAGGTGACGCGGCATTGGCGGTAGAGCGTCGCGACATGGAGTTCTTCGACGATCCGAAAGCGAGCGACGCCGGTGAGCTCGATGAGGTAGCGGCCGTCACCGCTCTCGGCGAGCTGGGTGATGCGCCCGACGCAACCGACCGCGTAGAGCGCCGGCTTGTCGGTGGAGCCCGCCTGCGCCGGATCGGGCTGGATCATGCCGATGAGGCGGTGGCCGTCGCGCAGCGCGTCGTCGATCATCGCGAGATAGCGCGGCTCGAAAATGTTGAGCGGCATCTGCCCGCGCGGCAATAGCAGCGCGCCCGGCAGCGGAAACACCGGGATCACTTCGGGCATCTCGATCGGCCCGCGATACTGGGCGTTCATGGGCATGATGTTTTCACCCACCTCGCCGCCGTCGTCCTGAGGTGCGAGCGCAGCGAGCCTCGAAGGACGATTGGGCAGCTCATTGGCCGTTCATCCTTCGAGGGCCGCTGCGCGGCCACCTCAGGATGACGGGTTAAGGTCAAGCAAACAAAATCGACGACAGCCGCTTGCGGCCTTCGACCGCGGCGGGATCGGCAAAACCCCAAGCTTCGAAGAATTGCACGAGCTGCTTGCGCGCGCCGTCATCGTTCCATTTGCGGTCGCGCTTGATGATCTCGAGCAGAT from Pseudolabrys taiwanensis includes:
- the tesB gene encoding acyl-CoA thioesterase II; this translates as MSGAVDHLLSVLDLEPLDLNLFRGRSPQDGWQRVYGGQVIGQALVAAIRTVDPSRRAHSLHAYFILPGDPKVPIIYDVDRIRDGKSFTTRSVTARQHGHAIFSMLVSFQADEQGLDHQVEMPQVTPPEELPNESEMRKNLLPHMPEPVRRYFERDRPIEMRPVEFDRYAGKKYPNGLFHLWFRATGRLPDDPAIHQCVLAYASDLTILDASLARHGRTLFEKQFMAASLDHALWIHRPFRADEWLLYAQDSPNLHGSRGFSRGLIFTRDGTLVASVAQEGLVRERRE
- a CDS encoding ubiquinone biosynthesis hydroxylase is translated as MAGQRERRDVVIGGAGFAGLALAIALRQGLGDSFTVTVADPALAQEKSKDPRASAIAAAARRLFDAIEVWQAVEEEAQPILDMVVTDSKLDDVVRPTFLTFGGEVEEGEPFAHMIENRLLVDALVAKAKALGIDLRATSVTTFENAGNRVEVSLADGATLSARLLVGADGGRSLIREHAGIATHGWDYDQSAIVTTVAHERPHNGRAEEHFLPSGPFAILPLTGNRASIVWTEKRREAERMVALPDDEFLYELEKRFGLHLGDLQVVGPKRAFPLGLFTARSFIGERLALVGDAAHIIHPIAGQGLNMGLRDVAALAEAVADAARLGLDIGAPDVLARYQRWRRFDTAMMGVATDGLNKLFSNRSDVLRFVRDIGLGVVERLPRLKQAFIREAAGFTGDVPKLLKGEGL
- a CDS encoding glutathione S-transferase family protein, with the protein product MLKIWGRNNSINVQKVMWTIGELKLEHTRLDVGGAFGKTKEAPYLSMNPNALVPTLEEDDGFILWESNSIVRYLAAKHDKAGALEPKDLRARALASQWMDWQLSVANPAITPVFWGLIRTPPEKRDHAVIETQTKKTIEAMAMLDERLGKSPYVAGDAFSYGDIPVGCVCYRFVNLIKDRPPMPNLDRWFASISSRQGFKDHVGSVPLT
- a CDS encoding Trm112 family protein; translation: MSNLAIPDRPAGSVDPKLLEILVCPLTKGPLEYDAEKQELISRKAKLAYPIRDGIPIMLPEEARRLE
- a CDS encoding LON peptidase substrate-binding domain-containing protein, encoding MPMNAQYRGPIEMPEVIPVFPLPGALLLPRGQMPLNIFEPRYLAMIDDALRDGHRLIGMIQPDPAQAGSTDKPALYAVGCVGRITQLAESGDGRYLIELTGVARFRIVEELHVATLYRQCRVTFAPFADDFVARKGEDKVDREALLGALRAFLSANDLKADWDGIEKAPNEALVNALSMMSPYGTAEKQALLEAPDLKTRAEILVAITEIELAKKNTEGEPQLQ